One genomic segment of Nitratidesulfovibrio sp. includes these proteins:
- a CDS encoding FlgO family outer membrane protein, giving the protein MKPFATVFRSGHALLVLLALACVLLSAACAPRQSTDAQNTPYELGSDYVEAGYSIADKLDSNLRLPISKDQPIIVASFVNVNNLTESSTFGRMIAEHVGSRLSQRGYHVVELKLRQNSLFVQEGKGEFMLSRDVREISRMHNAATVVVGTYAVVRSSVSGHSTPQEKIYVASRIVRADDSMVLSSCDYSVVNSPVVSPLAEW; this is encoded by the coding sequence ATGAAACCGTTCGCTACCGTTTTCCGTTCCGGCCACGCGCTGCTTGTGCTGCTGGCCTTGGCCTGCGTCCTGCTTTCCGCCGCCTGCGCGCCCCGGCAATCGACGGACGCGCAGAATACCCCCTATGAGCTGGGCAGCGACTACGTGGAGGCAGGCTACTCCATCGCCGACAAGCTGGATTCCAACCTGCGCCTGCCCATTTCCAAGGACCAGCCCATCATCGTGGCCAGCTTTGTCAACGTGAACAACCTGACGGAATCCTCCACCTTCGGCAGGATGATAGCGGAACACGTGGGGTCGCGGCTTTCGCAGCGGGGCTACCATGTGGTGGAACTGAAGCTGCGCCAGAACTCGCTGTTCGTGCAGGAAGGCAAAGGGGAATTCATGCTGAGCCGTGACGTGCGGGAAATCAGTCGGATGCACAACGCCGCCACCGTGGTGGTCGGCACGTATGCGGTGGTGCGTTCCAGCGTTTCCGGCCACAGCACCCCGCAAGAAAAGATCTACGTGGCCTCGCGCATCGTCCGGGCCGACGACAGCATGGTTCTTTCGTCCTGCGATTATTCGGTGGTGAACAGCCCGGTGGTTTCGCCCCTGGCCGAATGGTAG
- the argJ gene encoding bifunctional glutamate N-acetyltransferase/amino-acid acetyltransferase ArgJ: protein MATNDTPAASPTTNGEPPAPCAAPKGFRFATTGAGFRKSGRDDLALVVSDTPAVAAAVFTKNLFQAAPVLVARDILARSPKARAVLINSGQANACTGDEGLGNCRATLELVAAATGLAPQDILPASTGVIGSQLPMDKWAAAVPALAADLGRKGPEDFAKAIMTTDAFPKFASRTVELSGGTVTLVGMAKGAGMICPNMATMLATVLCDADVEPAAWQALFRDAVDATFNRVTVDGDTSTNDTVFGLANGASGVAARGADLAVLGAALTGVLGDVAYMLVQDGEGATKVIHINVAGARDDADAELAARTVGHSQLVKTAMYGRDANWGRIVAALGRSGATFNPAAVIVSLCGVELFRGGQPTNLDFDALLKEPLAGRDIVVNIMLGNGSGSYRLLASDLTHDYISCNADYRS from the coding sequence ATGGCCACCAACGACACCCCGGCAGCGTCCCCGACCACCAACGGCGAACCCCCCGCCCCCTGCGCGGCCCCCAAGGGCTTCCGCTTTGCCACCACGGGCGCCGGGTTCCGAAAGTCGGGTCGGGACGATCTGGCCCTGGTGGTCAGCGATACCCCCGCCGTGGCCGCCGCCGTGTTCACCAAAAACCTGTTCCAGGCCGCCCCGGTGCTGGTTGCGCGCGACATTCTGGCCCGCTCCCCCAAGGCCCGCGCGGTGCTGATAAATTCCGGCCAGGCCAACGCCTGCACCGGCGACGAGGGGCTGGGCAACTGCCGCGCCACGCTGGAACTGGTGGCCGCCGCCACCGGCCTTGCGCCGCAGGACATCCTGCCCGCGTCCACGGGTGTCATCGGCTCGCAACTGCCCATGGACAAGTGGGCCGCCGCCGTGCCCGCCCTTGCGGCGGACCTTGGCCGGAAAGGCCCGGAAGATTTCGCCAAAGCCATCATGACCACCGACGCCTTTCCCAAGTTCGCCTCGCGCACGGTGGAGCTTTCCGGCGGCACGGTGACCCTGGTGGGCATGGCCAAGGGCGCGGGCATGATCTGCCCGAACATGGCCACCATGCTGGCCACCGTGCTGTGCGACGCCGACGTGGAGCCCGCCGCCTGGCAGGCCCTGTTCCGCGATGCGGTGGACGCCACCTTCAACCGGGTGACCGTGGACGGCGACACATCCACCAACGACACCGTGTTCGGGCTGGCCAACGGCGCATCCGGCGTGGCCGCGCGCGGCGCGGACCTGGCCGTGCTGGGCGCGGCGCTTACCGGCGTGCTGGGCGACGTGGCCTACATGCTGGTGCAGGACGGCGAAGGCGCCACCAAGGTCATCCACATCAACGTGGCGGGCGCGCGCGACGACGCCGACGCGGAACTGGCCGCGCGCACCGTGGGCCATTCGCAACTGGTCAAGACGGCCATGTACGGGCGCGATGCCAACTGGGGCCGCATCGTGGCGGCGCTGGGCCGCAGCGGGGCCACCTTCAACCCTGCGGCGGTCATCGTGTCGCTGTGCGGGGTTGAGCTGTTCCGGGGCGGGCAGCCCACCAATCTGGACTTTGACGCGCTGCTCAAGGAACCGCTGGCCGGGCGCGACATCGTGGTCAACATCATGCTGGGCAACGGGTCCGGCAGCTACCGGCTGCTGGCGTCGGACCTGACGCACGACTACATCAGCTGCAACGCCGACTACCGCAGTTAA